One segment of Strix aluco isolate bStrAlu1 chromosome 4, bStrAlu1.hap1, whole genome shotgun sequence DNA contains the following:
- the NDUFB1 gene encoding NADH dehydrogenase [ubiquinone] 1 beta subcomplex subunit 1 has protein sequence MVNFAQAVRDHWVHILVPLGFVIGCYLDRKNDEKLTAFRNKSLLYRRELKPGEETTWK, from the exons ATGGTGAATTTCGCCCAAGCTGTGCGTGATCACTGGGTTCACATCCTTGTTCCCTTAGGATTTGTGATTGGATGCTATTTGGACAGAAAGAATGATGAAAAACTAACTGCCTTCAGAAACAAGAGCTTATTATATAGAAG aGAGTTGAAGCCTGGTGAAGAAACTACATGGAAATAA
- the ATXN3 gene encoding ataxin-3 isoform X1 codes for MESIFHERQEGSLCAQHCLNNLLQGEYFSPVELSSIAQQLDEEERMRMAEGGVSSEEYRTFLQQPSVNMDDSGFFSIQVISNALKVWGLELILFNSPEYQRLGIDPINEKSFICNYKEHWFTVRKLGKQWFNLNSLLMGPELISDTYLALFLAQLQQEGYSIFVVKGDLPDCEADQLLQMIRVQQMQRPKLIGEETAQSRDQRLPRSDVDQAIEVNHPFDGTGMLDEDEENFQRALALSRQEIDMEDEEADLRRAIQLSMQGSRRSEFSDSLPQNVPQLPHSSQTDSLSSEELRRRRQAYFEKQQQLQQQDRIPNLHDKPTLSSSTPEADPGGDMSEEDMLQAAMNMSLESVRNHLNTEEEK; via the exons ATGGAGTCAATCTTCCACGAGCGG CAAGAAGGCTCATTGTGTGCTCAGCACTGTCTGAATAATTTGCTACAAGGGGAATATTTTAGTCCTGTTGAGTTATCCTCTATTGCACAGCAATTGgatgaggaagaaagaatgaGAATGGCAGAGGGAGGAGTGTCTAGTGAAGAATATAGAACATTTTTACAG CAGCCTTCTGTAAATATGGATGATAGTGGATTCTTCTCAATTCAA GTTATAAGCAATGCCTTGAAAGTTTGGGGTTTAGAACTAATCCTCTTCAACAGCCCAGAGTATCAGAGGCTTGGGATCGACCCTAT aaatgaaaaatcatttatttGTAATTATAAGGAACACTGGTTTACAGTTCGAAAGTTAGGAAAACAG tGGTTTAACTTGAACTCTCTCTTGATGGGTCCAGAACTAATATCAGATACATATCTTGCACTTTTCTTGGCTCAATTACAACAGGAAG GTTATTCCATATTTGTAGTAAAAGGTGACCTGCCAGATTGTGAGGCTGATCAGCTTTTGCAGATGATTCGGGTACAGCAGATGCAGCGACCAAAACTAATTGGAGAAGAGACAGCACAGTCAAGAGATCAGAG GCTACCCAGAAGTGATGTGGACCAAGCAATAGAAGTTAACCATCCTTTTGATGGAACAGGCATGTTAGATGAAGATGAAGAGAATTTTCAGAGAGCCCTGGCTCTAAGTAGGCAGGAAATTGATATGGAAGATGAAGAAGCTGATCTTCGCAGAGCCATTCAACTCAGCATGCAAG GTAGTCGTCGAAGTGAGTTCTCGGACTCATTACCACAGAACGTTCCTCAGTTGCCTCACAGCAGTCAGACAGACTCCCTTTCTTCAGAAGAACTGCGAAGGAGAAGACAAGCatattttgaaaa GCAGCAACAGTTACAGCAGCAAGATCGGATCCCAAACCTACATGATAAGCCAACTCTAAGCTCAAGCACTCCAGAAGCTGACccag gaGGTGATATGAGTGAAGAAGACATGCTTCAAGCAGCCATGAATATGTCTCTGGAATCTGTTAGAAATCACTTGAAcacagaagaggagaaatga
- the ATXN3 gene encoding ataxin-3 isoform X2, protein MESIFHERQEGSLCAQHCLNNLLQGEYFSPVELSSIAQQLDEEERMRMAEGGVSSEEYRTFLQQPSVNMDDSGFFSIQWFNLNSLLMGPELISDTYLALFLAQLQQEGYSIFVVKGDLPDCEADQLLQMIRVQQMQRPKLIGEETAQSRDQRLPRSDVDQAIEVNHPFDGTGMLDEDEENFQRALALSRQEIDMEDEEADLRRAIQLSMQGSRRSEFSDSLPQNVPQLPHSSQTDSLSSEELRRRRQAYFEKQQQLQQQDRIPNLHDKPTLSSSTPEADPGGDMSEEDMLQAAMNMSLESVRNHLNTEEEK, encoded by the exons ATGGAGTCAATCTTCCACGAGCGG CAAGAAGGCTCATTGTGTGCTCAGCACTGTCTGAATAATTTGCTACAAGGGGAATATTTTAGTCCTGTTGAGTTATCCTCTATTGCACAGCAATTGgatgaggaagaaagaatgaGAATGGCAGAGGGAGGAGTGTCTAGTGAAGAATATAGAACATTTTTACAG CAGCCTTCTGTAAATATGGATGATAGTGGATTCTTCTCAATTCAA tGGTTTAACTTGAACTCTCTCTTGATGGGTCCAGAACTAATATCAGATACATATCTTGCACTTTTCTTGGCTCAATTACAACAGGAAG GTTATTCCATATTTGTAGTAAAAGGTGACCTGCCAGATTGTGAGGCTGATCAGCTTTTGCAGATGATTCGGGTACAGCAGATGCAGCGACCAAAACTAATTGGAGAAGAGACAGCACAGTCAAGAGATCAGAG GCTACCCAGAAGTGATGTGGACCAAGCAATAGAAGTTAACCATCCTTTTGATGGAACAGGCATGTTAGATGAAGATGAAGAGAATTTTCAGAGAGCCCTGGCTCTAAGTAGGCAGGAAATTGATATGGAAGATGAAGAAGCTGATCTTCGCAGAGCCATTCAACTCAGCATGCAAG GTAGTCGTCGAAGTGAGTTCTCGGACTCATTACCACAGAACGTTCCTCAGTTGCCTCACAGCAGTCAGACAGACTCCCTTTCTTCAGAAGAACTGCGAAGGAGAAGACAAGCatattttgaaaa GCAGCAACAGTTACAGCAGCAAGATCGGATCCCAAACCTACATGATAAGCCAACTCTAAGCTCAAGCACTCCAGAAGCTGACccag gaGGTGATATGAGTGAAGAAGACATGCTTCAAGCAGCCATGAATATGTCTCTGGAATCTGTTAGAAATCACTTGAAcacagaagaggagaaatga